In a single window of the Diachasmimorpha longicaudata isolate KC_UGA_2023 chromosome 16, iyDiaLong2, whole genome shotgun sequence genome:
- the LOC135170281 gene encoding uncharacterized protein LOC135170281, with protein MADTIRHLQMSKLVVLFTIGLLGSVIGSRDKIPRESVSNILIKSALDSLNEESPTKHTYKGGNLLSAQKLESPPYVIYRLTLNLEINCEEPPCPREACAIEIKEYKTKVIEVDNSSKQCMYLYPQSIQNSSQDIPDDQIIESLDRQINDSVKLDHEVQEVSDHNDRPFIAVRASHYCPGCPYELNPTLPGLVAFGELAATSLDESGKSDFKHRIVSIVRVTRAVPPGSNVVRYEFLMEVGETNCLRTTQIERTECSLQSNIPIKLCLMRIDEKPWQQDSRRLIFNNCTDSDKINEVRGKIETPLTSESLIREDIYREDDSQQEIYDQVALEGQVSTYQSPIDESPVSIPTAGTSDCLHQSFVTEIPFTQIVVGTENAPEEIPKFTDKIREFDEFLKDFDIDIKPTTERNYGPEIVEETIHPKKIKVKELHRSSEEESSTEIKRQKRAVEKGINEKNLIFKLSQKAMKILDEMDNDDSKRVIADIVDYKRINDEGFIYHITVLVAPQSNCDEKHRRIKDCKHHPESQSMNMCTLQIETDDKSTVDTAKVVQSQCYEIKNRRKRQIVGAPQTISVDSPVINEYVQKGLNKHFRRLEGSNKPLSFKVIEATEQVVAGSLYKIKVRVTPEDCVPGNEGYGPCRSNGNSHVHCLISVWSKPWEKFEEITVKCDEARRKRSLEHQKDRLRDKRDVQLGGPAKISVDDPDVQKYVKKGLTKYSSGLQSTKEPIINEVVEATRQTVAGSLYKIKVRVAESDCPKGTTTMETCLVLKESPVQNCLIQVLSKPWENFEEITVKCDEARRKRSLEQQKDRLRDKRDAIVGGPAKISVDDPDVQKYVKKGLTKYSSGLQSTKEPIITEVVEATRQTVAGSLYKIKVRVAESDCPKGTTIMENCLVLKESPVQECLIEVWSKPWENFEDIKINCNSKRRRRALKGANYPQKMLGIAKEIEAERKFMKFQKTYDKTYSSDEERAVRFRIFQQNMEIVKNLQDYEQGSAVYGASMFADLTPYEFKSKYLGYRSDLRSKNEIPLAEAKIPNIELPKEFDWRHYNIVTEVKDQGSCGSCWAFSVTGNVEGQYALKHNKLVSLSEQELVDCDTLDDGCNGGLQENAYRAIEQLGGLELENDYPYDGEDEKCHFKKNKAVVQIVSAVNITTNETQMAQWLVKNGPMAIGINANAMQFYMGGVSHPFKFLCNPASLDHGVLIVGYGTHTYPLFNRTMPYWLVKNSWGKRWGEQGYYRVYRGDGTCGVNADVSSAIVA; from the coding sequence GAAAGTCCACCATATGTCATCTACCGTCTCACCTTAAACTTAGAAATAAATTGTGAGGAACCCCCGTGTCCTCGTGAAGCTTGtgcaattgaaataaaagagTACAAGACAAAAGTTATAGAAGTAGACAATTCATCGAAACAATGCATGTACCTGTATCCACAATCAATCCAGAACAGTTCCCAAGACATTCCTGATGATCAAATAATCGAGAGCCTGGATAGGCAAATCAACGACAGTGTGAAGCTTGATCACGAAGTCCAGGAGGTCTCCGATCACAACGATCGTCCCTTCATAGCAGTAAGAGCCTCTCACTACTGTCCAGGATGTCCCTACGAGCTTAATCCAACGCTTCCAGGTCTGGTGGCTTTTGGAGAGTTGGCAGCAACATCACTGGATGAATCTGGTAAAAGTGACTTTAAACACAGGATTGTCAGTATTGTGAGAGTAACCAGGGCAGTCCCTCCGGGTTCCAATGTCGTACGTTATGAATTTTTGATGGAAGTTGGTGAAACAAATTGTCTCAGAACTACCCAAATCGAGAGGACCGAGTGCTCACTTCAATCCAATATTCCAATTAAACTGTGTCTTATGAGAATTGATGAGAAACCATGGCAGCAGGATAGCAGacgtttaattttcaataactgCACAGATtctgataaaataaatgaagtgAGGGGAAAGATCGAGACGCCGTTGACGAGTGAGTCCTTGATTAGAGAAGATATTTACAGGGAGGATGACTCACAGCAGGAGATTTATGATCAAGTGGCATTGGAAGGCCAAGTTAGCACATATCAAAGTCCCATTGATGAGTCACCAGTTTCAATTCCGACAGCTGGAACCTCGGATTGTTTGCATCAATCATTTGTAACAGAGATACCATTCACACAGATTGTTGTTGGTACGGAAAATGCACCAGAAGAAATTCCCAAGTTCACGGATAAAATCAGAGagtttgatgaatttttgaaagacTTTGATATCGATATTAAACCTACGACGGAGAGAAATTATGGACCTGAGATTGTTGAAGAGACTATTCATCCGAAGAAGATTAAGGTGAAGGAACTTCATCGATCTTCAGAGGAGGAGTCGTCGACGGAGATCAAGAGGCAGAAGAGGGCAGTCGAGAAAGGGATTAATGAGAAGAATTTAATCTTCAAGCTTTCGCAGAAGGCGATGAAGATTTTGGATGAGATGGACAATGATGATAGCAAACGAGTGATTGCTGATATCGTGGACTACAAGAGAATCAATGACGAAGGATTTATCTATCACATTACGGTTCTTGTAGCTCCACAGAGCAACTGCGATGAAAAACACAGGAGAATCAAGGATTGCAAGCATCATCCTGAGTCACAATCTATGAACATGTGCACTTTGCAGATTGAGACGGATGATAAGAGTACGGTTGACACTGCTAAGGTAGTCCAGTCCCAGTGTTACGAGATTAAAAATCGGAGGAAGAGACAGATTGTTGGGGCACCTCAAACTATTTCTGTGGATTCTCCAGTGATAAATGAATACGTGCAGAAAGGATTGAACAAACATTTTCGAAGACTTGAAGGGTCGAATAAACCTTTGTCGTTCAAGGTGATTGAAGCAACGGAGCAAGTGGTGGCTGGATCTCTTTACAAGATCAAAGTGAGGGTAACACCGGAGGATTGTGTGCCTGGAAATGAAGGATATGGTCCATGTCGTTCCAACGGTAATAGTCATGTTCACTGCTTGATATCAGTGTGGTCTAAACCCTGGGAGAAGTTTGAAGAAATCACTGTCAAGTGTGATGAAGCACGCAGGAAAAGGTCCTTGGAACATCAGAAGGATAGATTGAGGGACAAGAGAGATGTTCAACTTGGAGGTCCAGCGAAAATCTCTGTAGATGACCCAGATGTACAGAAGTACGTGAAGAAGGGATTAACGAAATATTCTTCAGGGCTTCAAAGTACTAAAGAGCCAATTATCAATGAGGTGGTTGAAGCCACTCGTCAGACAGTCGCAGGATCTCTTTATAAAATCAAGGTGAGAGTTGCTGAGAGTGACTGCCCCAAAGGAACAACAACAATGGAGACCTGCCTTGTGCTGAAGGAAAGTCCTGTTCAGAATTGTCTCATCCAAGTCTTGTCGAAACCCTGGGAGAATTTTGAAGAAATCACTGTCAAGTGTGATGAAGCACGCAGGAAAAGGTCCTTGGAACAACAGAAGGATAGATTGAGAGACAAGAGAGATGCTATAGTTGGAGGTCCAGCGAAAATCTCTGTAGATGACCCAGATGTACAGAAGTACGTGAAGAAGGGATTAACGAAATATTCTTCAGGGCTTCAAAGTACTAAAGAGCCAATTATCACTGAGGTGGTGGAAGCCACTCGCCAGACAGTCGCAGGATCTCTTTATAAAATCAAGGTGAGAGTTGCTGAGAGCGACTGCCCCAAAGGAACAACAATAATGGAGAACTGCCTTGTACTGAAGGAAAGTCCTGTTCAGGAGTGTCTCATCGAAGTCTGGTCGAAACCGTGGGAGAATTTCGAAGACATAAAAATCAACTGCAACTCAAAACGCAGAAGACGAGCCCTAAAAGGTGCAAATTACCCTCAAAAAATGCTCGGTATTGCAAAGGAGATTGAAgccgaaagaaaatttatgaaattccaaaaaacCTATGATAAAACCTATTCATCTGATGAAGAACGAGCCGTGAGATTCCGGATCTTCCAACAAAATATGGAAATTGTCAAAAATCTCCAAGACTACGAACAAGGAAGTGCCGTTTATGGGGCTTCAATGTTCGCAGATCTAACGCCCTATGAGTTCAAATCGAAGTACCTGGGGTACCGTTCAGACCTCAgaagtaaaaatgaaattccctTGGCTGAGGCCAAAATTCCGAACATCGAATTGCCAAAAGAATTCGATTGGCGTCACTACAATATCGTGACAGAGGTCAAGGATCAGGGATCGTGCGGTTCCTGTTGGGCTTTCTCAGTTACCGGTAATGTCGAAGGACAGTACGCCCTGAAACATAATAAATTGGTGTCCCTCTCCGAACAGGAGCTCGTAGATTGCGATACCCTAGATGATGGTTGCAATGGTGGACTCCAGGAGAATGCATATCGTGCTATTGAACAACTTGGAGGACTGGAACTGGAGAATGATTATCCTTATGATGGAGAGGACGAGAAGTGTCATTTCAAGAAGAACAAGGCAGTTGTACAGATTGTCTCTGCTGTGAATATCACGACCAATGAGACTCAGATGGCTCAGTGGCTGGTGAAGAATGGTCCAATGGCCATTGGCATTAATGCCAATGCCATGCAATTCTATATGGGAGGCGTTTCACATCCCTTCAAGTTCCTTTGCAATCCTGCTAGTCTTGATCATGGAGTTCTCATCGTTGGGTATGGCACACATACGTACCCATTGTTCAACAGGACCATGCCTTACTGGCTGGTGAAGAATAGCTGGGGTAAACGATGGGGTGAACAGGGTTATTATCGAGTCTACAGGGGTGATGGTACTTGTGGTGTCAATGCTGATGTTTCTAGTGCTATTGTTGCATAA